From the genome of Gemmatimonadaceae bacterium:
GCACTTACTGGATCAACTACAGCGCTGTCTCGCCCCATGGGGTTGCCACGGCCCTCGCGTCCACCACGGATTTCATGACGTTCCAGCGGCACGGTATCATCTTCGCGCCCCCGAACAAGAACGTCGCGATTTTTCCGGAGAAGATCGGCGGTCGATACGCCGCGCTCCACAGGCCGATGGCCGAAGGACTCGGCCCGCCTGCAATCTGGACGGCGTCGTCGGCCGACCTGATGTCGTGGGGAGAGCACCGCCTCGTCGCGGCCGCGCGCGACGGGTACTGGGACGACGCGAAGGTCGGCGCAGGCGCGGTTCCCTTTCGCGTGAAAGTTGGAACCAATGATGCGTGGCTCGCGATCTATCACGGGGTCACTGCGTCGCCGCTCACTTACTCGCTGGGTGCGCTGCTGCTCGACGCGGCCGACCCGGGACGGGTGATCGCGCGCTCCCGCGAGCCGCTGCTTCGGCCGGAGCAGCCGTACGAGCAGGAGGGATTCTTCGGCGGCGTGGTGTTCACCTGCGGCGCGCTGCCCGAAGGCGACCTCGTGCGCGTCTATTACGGCGCGGCGGATGGCGTGACGGCCGTGGCGGATCTTTCGCTCGACGCCATCCTCGCGGGCCTGTCGAGCCCGTGACGCTCGAACTCGGCGCCAATTACTGGCCACGCCGGAGCGCGATGTACATGTGGAGGGAGTTCGACATCGCGGAGATTCGCGACGAGCTTGCGCATGTAGCCGACATCGGGTTCGACGTAGTGCGTGTGTTCGCGCTCGCGCAGGACTTCCTCCCGCGGCAGGAAACCGTTGCCGCCGACATGATCGCGCGGCTCGTGCAAGTCGTTGAAGCGGCGGGCGACGCGGGGCTCGAGGTCGTGCCCACGCTGATCGTGCTCAACATGAGCGGCCGCATATGGTGGCCCGCGTGGATGCTGGACCCGAACGGCGAAGCGCGCGACCTGTTCTCGGACCCCACCCTGCTGCGGTCGCAGGAGCTGCTCGCCGGCAGCTGCGCGCGCGCCCTGGCAGGACATCCAGCCATCCGCGCGTTCGATATCGCGAACGAGATCGACGATGCGCAGCGCCCGAGCTCCAGACAGGCCGGCAGGCTCTGGACTTCCCTGCTCGCCGACGCGATCAGGCGCGCCGCTCCCGGCATCCCCGTCCGAATCGGCGCGCATCTCCCGTCGCTCACGTCCAGCAACAACATGCGCGTCGACGACCTCGCCGCCGCCACCGATGAAGACGTGATGCACGCGTATCCCCTGTATTGCCGCTCCGCGCGCTCCTTTCTCGATCCCGAGCTGGTTCCCTTCGCGTGCGCGCTGACGGCAGCGCTCTCGGGCCGCGGCCGGCCCGCCATCATGCAGGAGTTCGGGTTGTGCACCGCGCCGCCGGGCAGCGACGGCGTGACGATCACCGACGACTTTCTCGGCCGGCCTCGCACGCAGTATCTGGCGTCCGAAGAAGAAGCGGCGGAGTATTACGCCATGGTCTTGCAGCGGTTGGCGGCCACCGGCGCGGCCGGCGCGTACGCGTGGTGTTACGGAGACTACGATGAGCGGCTCTTCGCCCGACCTCCGTTATCTACGGCGATCCGCGAGCGATCGTTCGGACTCGTGCGCGCCGACGGGAGCGAAAAGCCGGCCGCCGGCGTTATCCGCTCGCTCAGACAGCGGCTCGTCACCGGCTCCCTTGCGCGGGGCGGAGTGCCGGCCGTGCTGGACGTGAGCGCCGACGAGTACTACGCGGCTCCACAGGCACATTTTGACCGATTGTACTCAGCCTGGGTGTCACGGACGCCGACATGATCGTCCCACTGGAGCGACTGCCCACCAATCCTCTGGTGTCCGCTTCCCGGATCCCGTTCGCGCGCGCGAGCGGCGCGTTCAACCCGGGCGTCACGGTCGATCGCGCAAGCGGGCGCGTCGTTCTGCTCGTTCGGGTTTTCGAGGAGGACACGGGTCGCTCATCGATCGCGCTGGCGCTGTCGTCCGACGGCCGCACCGTCGACGAGATTTGGGATCACGCCGTCATCACCCGGGACGCACCGTACGAGGAATGGGGGGTTGAAGACGCACGGATCACGTATCTGGAGGATGATGGGCTGTATGCCATCACCTACACGGGATACTCGGAGGCTGGTCCGCGTGTCTGCCTGATCACTACCGACGACCTGCTCGCTCCTGAGCGGTATCGCCGGTATGGACCGCGCATTGCCGGAGACAACAAGAACTGCGTGCTTTTTCCGGAGAAGGTGGGCGGACAGTATGTCGTGCTCCATCGCCCGATGCCGAACATCGTGTGCGCCAGGCTGACGTCGCTCGAGAGCGAGTGGCCCGCGCGAGGTCAGCCGATCGTTGGACCGCGGGCCGGGACCTGGCGAAGCTCGCGCGTAGGAGCCGGAGCGCCCCCGATCCGCACTGACATTGGCTGGCTCTTTCCATTTCATGGCGCAACATCCGTCGAAGAAGGCAACATCTACTCGATGGGATGGTGCGTGCTCGACCTCGACAATCCGGAAGTTGTCCTGTACGTATCCGAAGCGCCCGCGCTCGTTCCCGAAGCGCCATACGAGATCGAGCTCCGCGACATCCCCCAAGTGGATCCAGCCAACTTCAGAACCGGTGTCCGGGTCGTATTTCCGCAGGGACTCGTGGAGCGAGGCGACGATCTCCTGCTGTATTACGGCGCCGCCGATGTGTCAGTGGCCGGTGCGCGCGTGACGAAGCGTGACCTGGTTGCTTCGCTCGCCGCGGCCATTGAACAGAAGCAGGGCGGCGTGCCGGTATGATCATTCGAGTGGCCAACATCGTGGCAGTACTGTTGGTCGGTCAGCTCATAGCCGGTTGCGGTCGCAAGGCGGACGCCCCCGCCTCCCCTCCGGGTCCCGCGCCGCTGGCCGTCCGTCTGGATTATCTCCAGCACCTCGGGCTCGATGCGGTAGTGAACGGTCGGCCCGTGAGGGTCGTGGCGCTGTACGCTGAAGCCCCCGACTACCGCCCCACGGCATCCCCGCAGCGGGACGGATACGAGGGAATCGCGAGCGTCGACGACGTCGCGCGCGCAGCGATCGTATATCTCCGCTCCTATGAGATGACGGGCGATACTAGCGCGCGCGACGAGGCGCTGGCACTGCTCGCGTTCGTTTCGGCAATGGAGCAGGGCGACGGCGAATTTCTCAACTTCATACACGCAGACGGCCGTCCGAACCGGGAGGCGCCGAGCAGCAGAAAGAGCATGTCGTACTGGGGAGCGCGCAGTCTCTGGGCGCTCGCGGAGGCGGTACGCGTGTTGGGTCCCAACCACGCGCGATTGACAGACCTGCGCCCGATCCTGGACCGCGCGGTGGCGCGAATGAGCCGCGAGGTGAATGCCGGACGGCTGCTCGGCGGATCGGCTACCGCAACCGCCGAAGCGTTGCTGGGACTGCTGGCACTGCAGCGCGCGGAGCCATCGCCGCGCCTTGCCGCGCTCGCCGCGCGCACCGCTGCCCTGCTGGTGCCGCTGTCCGCTGGGAATGCGCAGACTCCACCATGGGGCGCGCGGGTAGATGGTCCGGGTGCCGCGTGGCACGCGTGGGGGTCGCGATCCACCGTAGCATTGGCGGAAGCCGGTCTCGTGTTGAACCGTCCCGAGCTCATCGCAGCGGCCAGGCATGAAGCTGACGCACTTTGGTCGAGATTCCTGCTGGCAGGACAGCCGGCGTCGGAGATCTTGCCCGACGGCGCGACGAAATGGTTTCCACAGATCGCGTACGGCGTAGGCCCTATCGTCGAGGGCTATCTGGCATTGGCGGAGGCGACCGCCGACCGCCGGTACGCGATATTCGCGGGGCTCACGGCCGGTTGGTTTCTCGGCGCCAACGTGGCAGGCGTCAGCATGTATGACGAGACCACAGGCCGCACGTTCGATGGAATTGACGGCGCTTCGCCGGAGAGTGTGAATCGAAATGCCGGCGCCGAGTCCAACATCGAGGCCGTACTGGCGCTGCAAGCCGTCACCAGCAATCCCGACGCAGCTGAGTACCTGCGCTATCGGGCGGTCGGCGCGCCGGCCGCTTCGCTGGCGGGAATCCCGGACCGGCGGGAGTTCGCAGATCCGCACGGCGGCCGCATCGTGCTATCTCGGAGAGAGTCCGGCCTCGACGTGGCCAAGACGTCCGGGACGGCGGATCCGATCACGCTGACCTACTGGCCGGCGGCCAATCCTCCGGAGGTCAGACTTGCGACGCGGCTGGTTGCGCAGTGGAACGCCGAGAATCCCGACGTACAAGTGCGCGTGCAGCCACTGCCCGCCGGCCGCTCGACGGAAGAAGTGCTGCTCGCCGCGATCGTGGCGAAGGCGACGCCGGACGTCAGCTCGAATGTCTCATCGGCGCTGCTGGCGCGGCTGGTTCGTGCCGGAGGCGTGGTGCGGCTGGACGACCGGGTCGCCACGGCCGCGCGCCTGCGGGAGCGAACGACAGACGCGATGCTCGGCACGCTCCGGCTTCCGGATGGTGGAATCTACGCGTTCCCCTGGAAGACGAATCCTGAAATGCTGATGTACAACGTCGACCTGCTCGCGGCCGCGGGGGTCGCCCCGCCGCAGACGCATAGCGAGCTCTTGGATGCATGGCGCCGGCTGGCCCGCGATACCGATGGTGATGGTCGGCTCGACCGCTGGGGGCAGTGGGCGAATCTGAAAACGACCTGGTTCGAGCGTTTTTATGATTTCTACCCGCTGTATCTTGCCAGCGCGGGCGGCCGGACTCTCGTTGCCGACGGCAAGATCACGTTCGACAATGCAGCGGCGGTCGCAGCGTTGGAGCTGTTACGCCGCGGGTTCGCGGAAGGCGTGCTGCCTCGCTCCAATTTCTCGGAGGGCCGCGATCCCTTTGCCGACGGTACCGTCGCGATGAAGATCATCGGTCCGTGGTTCGTGCGGGAGCTGAACGAGCTCAAGGTCCGCGGCCTCCGGTACGACGTGACGCCGGTGCCGGCCGCGGACGGAACCAGTCCCCGGGATCGCTATGCGTTCGCCGACCTGCGGAACATTGCAGTTTTCTCGACGACGCGCCACCCCGACGCGGCCGCGCGGTTCGTCGCGTTTCTCACGTCTCCGGCAGCGGATCGCCTGCTGATCGAGCAGGCGAGCCAATTGCCGTACCGGCGCAGACTCGCCTCGGATCCACGATTCGCGGCGTCGCTGCGGCAGTGGCCCACGCTGGCGACGTTCGCGAGCTACGTCGAGCGGGCGCGCGACATCGACCTCGATCCCGATATCGTCGAGATCTTCGACCTTCTCTCGGAAGCGTACGAGGAGTCCGCGGTCTACGGGAAGGTGCCGGTCCGGCAAGCCCTGGCGAGAGCCGCGGCGGAAGCGAGGAATATTCTGAATGCGCGGTGAACGACGGGCGGGGTCGCTGCTGGCGACGCCGTACGCGCTGTTTCTGCTCGCGTTCGCCGCGTACCCGATTCTGCTGGCGCTGGCGCTCGTTTTCATGCAGTGGGACCTCGTGACGGCTCCTTCGTTCGCCGGGCTCGACAACATCCGACTGCTCGCCGGTGACGGACGCTTTTGGCGCGCAGTCGCCAACACGTTCGTGTTTCTCGCGATTCATGTTCCGCTTCAAATCGCAACCGCCCTGGCGCTTGCCCTCGCTCTCAACCGCCCGCTCGCGTTCCGTTCCTTCTGGCGGGCCACATTCTTCCTCCCCGTCGTCATATCCGGCGCCGTGGTCGCGATCCTTTGGAGTAGTCTCTACGCCACCGACGTCGGGCTGATCAACCGCCTGCTCGTGCAAATCGGGCTGTCGCCCGTGCCGTGGCTCACGGATCCGGCGACGGCCATGCCATCGATCGCAGTGATGGTGACATGGAAGAACGTCGGCTTCTACGTGATCATCTACCTGGCGGGGCTGCAATACATCCCGCGCAGCTGCCACGAGGCGATCGAGATCGAGGGCGCGTCCGCGTGGCAGCGATTCCGGCACCTGACTTTGCCGATGCTGTTGCCGCAGACGATCCTCGTCGTAACGCTCTCGACCATCAACGGCTTCCAGCTGTTCATCGAGCCGTATGTCATGACCGGCGGCGGCCCGCTCCGGCGCACGTACTCGATCGTGCTCTACCTGTACACCAACGCCTTCTCCTATCAGAAGATGGGGTACGCGGCGACAATCGGCGTAGCGCTGGCGCTGATTATCGGCGCGGTGGTCCTCATTCAGCGCCGGATCATGGGCGAGGCACAGGCGCTGTGAGGACGCTCGGACGGATCGCGCTGTATGCGGGATTGACGCTCGCCGCAATCACGTTCATCTACCCGTTTCTGTGGATGGCCTCCACCACGCTCAAGCCGCCGTTCGAGGTCGGTACGCTGGCGCTCATCCCGGACGACGTCACGCTCGACAACTACCGCACGATGTGGGCACGCGCGCCGTTCGGCCGTGCGCTGCTGAACAGCATCTTCGTCGCCGGAACGATCACCGCTTCCGTGCTCGTGCTCGGCTCGATGACCGCCTACGCAATGGCGCGGCTCAACTTCCGCGGACGAGCCGCCCTCAATGCCATCACGATCGCGGTGCTGCTCGTTCCCGGACAGCTGACTCTGATTCCCCTGTACACCTTGATGGTGCAGCTCGGTTGGATCGACACGTACGCCGCGCTCATCGTGCCGTACCTGTTCAACGCAACCGCCATTCTGATGCTGCGGCAGTTCTTCCTGCAGATTCCCGGCTCGCTCATCGACGCCGCGCGGATGGACGGCATGGGTGAGCTTCGCATCCTCTTCACGGTCTTCTGGCCGCTCTCCAAGCCGGTCCTGTCCATCGTGGCGATCTTCACCTTCATGGGATCGTGGAACGAGGTGCTCTGGCCGCTGCTGGTCGTCCGTGAGGAGAGCCTGATGACGCTGCCGCAGCTGCTGACCGTGTTTACGCTTGGCGGCGGCGCGGGATCAATCGGAGTGTCCCTCGCCGCGTCCATGATCCTGGTCGTCCCCGTGGTGGTGGCATACCTGTTTCTGCAGCGGAACTTCATCGACAGCATGGCGACATCGGGGATCAAGGGATAATGGCGTCCGTTTCCTTCGAGCGCGTGTCCAAGCGGTTCGGCGATGTAACCGTCGTCGAGGAGTTCAACCTCGAGGTGGCCGACGGAGAGCTGGTGGTGCTGGTCGGAGGCTCCGGGTCCGGCAAGACGACCATCCTCCGGATGCTCGCTGGACTCGAAGGAGTGACCTCGGGCAGGATTCGCATCGACCAGCGTGACGTGACCGCGCTGCCTCCGCGACAGCGGGACGTGGCGATGGTGTTTCAGGATTACGGGCTGTACCCGCACATGACCGTGGGCGAGAATCTCTCGCTTGGACTCCGTCTCAGAAAAACCCCGCGGGAGGAGATCGGCCGGCGTGTCGAGTGGGCCGCCGGCATATTGGGACTCGCGCAGCTCCTCGATCGCAAGCCGAAGCAGCTCTCCGGCGGGCAGCGACAACGAGTCGCCATGGGACGCGCCATGGTTCGCGAGCCATTGGTGTTTCTGTTCGACGAGCCGCTGTCCAATCTCGATGCGGGACTCCGTGCGCAAATGCGGATCGAGATCGGCGCGCTGCAACGTCGGCTCCGAACCACAACGCTGTACGTGACGCACGACCAGGTGGAAGCGATGACGCTGGGCGACCGCATTGTCGTGCTCGCCAACGGACGCATTCAGCAGGTCGGCACGCCGATCGAGCTTTACCTCACTCCGGTGAACCGGTTCGTCGCCGGCTTTATTGGCACGCCGCCGATGAACTTCGTCGAGGGAGGAGTCGAGCGGGAAGACGGCGGACGGCTCGTGTTCAACGCCGGGGGCGTCCGCCTGCCGCTTCGAGAAAGAGTCGCGCGACCCGGCTCGGCAGAACCTGTGACGCTAGGCATACGGCCGGAGGATCTGCGAGTGGATTTCACCACGGATGGATCAGTTGATGCCGACGGCACTGTCGCCGGGCGGGTCGTCCTCGTCGAACGGCTCGGTGGCACCAGCCACGTTCACATTGACGCTGGATCGCACCGTCTGCTCGCGGCTGTCTCGAGCAACCCGCTGGCGGACGTCGGCGACAGCGTTACGGTCCGAGTGCCGGCGGAGCGGGTCCACCTGTTCGGCGCGGACGGCCGGGCTCTGCACTGAAGGGGTAGCTGATCGCTTGCAACCTTGATCGGATCGCGGGATACCCGCTTTGCTTTGCAATGACGGGGAGACGAGCCAGAGCGCTCATCTCCCCATCATTCTTGCTGACCTACCCTACTTAGCGGATAGGCACCGCGAGCGTGAGCTTGTGCAGCTTGAGCGCACCGCTCTCCATGAAGAGCTCACCGCTGGGCGCGGCGATGATTCCCACTGCGGCGAGATCGACTCGGGGATTGTTCACGAAAACCACCCGACCGTCGTCTCCGCCGCAAGCGCCGGGACCGCAAGTGAGCGAGAAGTTGTACAACAGGTCTAGCTCCCGCGAGCGAAGGCGGAGGCCAACGCTCGGCGACCACTCCATCCAGTCTTCGCGTTGTGTGCGAAAGGTCCGCTGCACATGGTTGGCTTGTTTCAGGCGGTAGTTGATCGCGTACAGCCCGAGTCCCACCTGATAGCCGAACACCGTGTTCCCGTCGCGAATCACGATATCACGTCCCGCGCCAAGGCGCACCTTGACGTTGCTGAATCGGAAGCTGTTATCCACGATTCTTCCGCCGGCCCGAATGGTTCCGCCACCGGTGATGAGCGTGTCGTTCGCCGCGTCAGCCCAGGTTTCCGCGAACATCGGCTCGAAGATCAGATCGGCCGCGAAGGAGGTGCCGCGCACCGAGCGGCCGATCCCCACACCAGCGTTGAAGCTGTACGTGGTGCCTGGATCGCGCGGGATATTCTGAATGACGTAGTTCGGAATCTTGGGATGGGACAAGCGATTCACCGTGCCGAGCCATCCTCACCGATGGCTCCTGCATGACGTCGGCCGCCTGTCAGAATCCATCGCTCACTTATATGGCGCTCACCGCGCGGGCCGCGGACTACGCCGTGGGTGAGCTCAATCGCCGCAACATCTGACCGGAGAGTCGTCGATGACTGCACACGAAAGCGCGAGCGACTACCTGCCGGAGATGATCAACCGCCGCGAGGCGATGCTGCGCGTGACCGCATTGCTCGGCGGAGTCGCGCTGGTCGGCGGGAGTGCGTTGCTCACCGGCTGCAGCGAACAAAATACCGACGCGCCGTTTACCGCCGACGAGATCGCCTTCCTCGACGAGGTGGCGGAAACGATTCTTCCCCAGACCGGCACCCCCGGTGCGAAGGCAGCCAAAGTCGGCGCCTTCATGGCGCTCATCGTGACGGACAGCTACAGCCCGCG
Proteins encoded in this window:
- the ugpC gene encoding sn-glycerol-3-phosphate ABC transporter ATP-binding protein UgpC, producing the protein MASVSFERVSKRFGDVTVVEEFNLEVADGELVVLVGGSGSGKTTILRMLAGLEGVTSGRIRIDQRDVTALPPRQRDVAMVFQDYGLYPHMTVGENLSLGLRLRKTPREEIGRRVEWAAGILGLAQLLDRKPKQLSGGQRQRVAMGRAMVREPLVFLFDEPLSNLDAGLRAQMRIEIGALQRRLRTTTLYVTHDQVEAMTLGDRIVVLANGRIQQVGTPIELYLTPVNRFVAGFIGTPPMNFVEGGVEREDGGRLVFNAGGVRLPLRERVARPGSAEPVTLGIRPEDLRVDFTTDGSVDADGTVAGRVVLVERLGGTSHVHIDAGSHRLLAAVSSNPLADVGDSVTVRVPAERVHLFGADGRALH
- a CDS encoding extracellular solute-binding protein, whose protein sequence is MANIVAVLLVGQLIAGCGRKADAPASPPGPAPLAVRLDYLQHLGLDAVVNGRPVRVVALYAEAPDYRPTASPQRDGYEGIASVDDVARAAIVYLRSYEMTGDTSARDEALALLAFVSAMEQGDGEFLNFIHADGRPNREAPSSRKSMSYWGARSLWALAEAVRVLGPNHARLTDLRPILDRAVARMSREVNAGRLLGGSATATAEALLGLLALQRAEPSPRLAALAARTAALLVPLSAGNAQTPPWGARVDGPGAAWHAWGSRSTVALAEAGLVLNRPELIAAARHEADALWSRFLLAGQPASEILPDGATKWFPQIAYGVGPIVEGYLALAEATADRRYAIFAGLTAGWFLGANVAGVSMYDETTGRTFDGIDGASPESVNRNAGAESNIEAVLALQAVTSNPDAAEYLRYRAVGAPAASLAGIPDRREFADPHGGRIVLSRRESGLDVAKTSGTADPITLTYWPAANPPEVRLATRLVAQWNAENPDVQVRVQPLPAGRSTEEVLLAAIVAKATPDVSSNVSSALLARLVRAGGVVRLDDRVATAARLRERTTDAMLGTLRLPDGGIYAFPWKTNPEMLMYNVDLLAAAGVAPPQTHSELLDAWRRLARDTDGDGRLDRWGQWANLKTTWFERFYDFYPLYLASAGGRTLVADGKITFDNAAAVAALELLRRGFAEGVLPRSNFSEGRDPFADGTVAMKIIGPWFVRELNELKVRGLRYDVTPVPAADGTSPRDRYAFADLRNIAVFSTTRHPDAAARFVAFLTSPAADRLLIEQASQLPYRRRLASDPRFAASLRQWPTLATFASYVERARDIDLDPDIVEIFDLLSEAYEESAVYGKVPVRQALARAAAEARNILNAR
- a CDS encoding carbohydrate ABC transporter permease, with the translated sequence MRTLGRIALYAGLTLAAITFIYPFLWMASTTLKPPFEVGTLALIPDDVTLDNYRTMWARAPFGRALLNSIFVAGTITASVLVLGSMTAYAMARLNFRGRAALNAITIAVLLVPGQLTLIPLYTLMVQLGWIDTYAALIVPYLFNATAILMLRQFFLQIPGSLIDAARMDGMGELRILFTVFWPLSKPVLSIVAIFTFMGSWNEVLWPLLVVREESLMTLPQLLTVFTLGGGAGSIGVSLAASMILVVPVVVAYLFLQRNFIDSMATSGIKG
- a CDS encoding sugar ABC transporter permease; protein product: MRGERRAGSLLATPYALFLLAFAAYPILLALALVFMQWDLVTAPSFAGLDNIRLLAGDGRFWRAVANTFVFLAIHVPLQIATALALALALNRPLAFRSFWRATFFLPVVISGAVVAILWSSLYATDVGLINRLLVQIGLSPVPWLTDPATAMPSIAVMVTWKNVGFYVIIYLAGLQYIPRSCHEAIEIEGASAWQRFRHLTLPMLLPQTILVVTLSTINGFQLFIEPYVMTGGGPLRRTYSIVLYLYTNAFSYQKMGYAATIGVALALIIGAVVLIQRRIMGEAQAL
- a CDS encoding glycoside hydrolase family 130 protein, giving the protein MVGIPRRASENPILTPAMVQPSAPGLHVVGVFNPAVIRHQNEVVLLLRVAEASDRMSESEIAALIYNPHSGNLEVKQWRRDTPGLDASDPRVVVVGGRMWLTSLSHLRVARSTDGIHFEIEPVPAMSPATPYESYGLEDPRITLMAGTYWINYSAVSPHGVATALASTTDFMTFQRHGIIFAPPNKNVAIFPEKIGGRYAALHRPMAEGLGPPAIWTASSADLMSWGEHRLVAAARDGYWDDAKVGAGAVPFRVKVGTNDAWLAIYHGVTASPLTYSLGALLLDAADPGRVIARSREPLLRPEQPYEQEGFFGGVVFTCGALPEGDLVRVYYGAADGVTAVADLSLDAILAGLSSP